A genomic window from Flavobacterium azooxidireducens includes:
- a CDS encoding NAD(P)/FAD-dependent oxidoreductase produces MTDYLLVGAGLAGIAFAEIALQNNKSIHIFDNKSQNSSTIAGGLYNPVILKRFSEVWRSQEQVDLGNQFYTQLEEKLKVKLDNKIPIYRKLYSVEEQNNWFIASDKPNLAPFISPKISFDKYEGITSPFGFGEVLQSGYVDTASLLKNYHAYLVESNLLQFDVFQYKDLIIKEDFIEYKNHLYKNVIFAEGFGIHSNPYFSNLPLDGTKGELLIIKSKELKLDVILKSSVFIIPLGNDLFKVGATYNWEDKTATPTEEGKNELLSDLKSLLTAEFEVIEHLAGVRPTVKDRRPMLGTHPKHPKLHVLNGLGTRGVMLAPDMAKMLFENIENEIPLDKEIDIKRFKKISWD; encoded by the coding sequence ATGACAGATTATTTACTTGTTGGTGCCGGTCTAGCCGGAATAGCCTTTGCCGAAATCGCTCTGCAAAACAACAAATCAATTCACATTTTTGATAACAAATCGCAAAACTCGTCCACGATTGCTGGAGGTTTGTATAATCCGGTTATTTTAAAACGATTTAGCGAAGTATGGCGTTCCCAAGAACAAGTTGATTTAGGTAATCAATTTTATACTCAACTCGAAGAAAAACTGAAAGTAAAATTAGATAATAAAATTCCAATTTATCGAAAGTTGTATTCCGTTGAAGAACAAAACAATTGGTTCATAGCATCTGATAAACCAAACCTAGCTCCATTTATTTCACCAAAAATTAGTTTTGATAAATATGAAGGTATCACTTCTCCATTTGGTTTTGGAGAAGTATTGCAATCAGGATATGTTGACACAGCCTCATTATTAAAAAATTATCACGCTTATTTAGTCGAATCAAATCTTTTACAATTCGATGTATTTCAATATAAAGATTTAATTATAAAAGAAGATTTCATCGAATATAAAAATCACCTATACAAAAACGTCATCTTTGCAGAAGGATTCGGAATACATTCAAATCCGTATTTTTCAAATTTGCCGCTAGACGGAACAAAAGGTGAATTGTTAATCATCAAATCAAAAGAATTAAAACTAGATGTAATTCTAAAATCATCCGTCTTTATAATTCCTTTAGGAAATGATTTGTTCAAAGTAGGAGCAACCTATAATTGGGAAGATAAAACCGCAACACCAACCGAAGAAGGCAAAAACGAACTTTTATCTGACCTCAAATCGCTTCTTACCGCAGAATTTGAAGTAATCGAGCATTTAGCAGGCGTAAGACCAACCGTTAAAGACAGACGACCAATGTTAGGAACACATCCAAAACATCCAAAATTACACGTCCTAAATGGCTTAGGGACACGTGGCGTGATGCTTGCTCCCGATATGGCAAAAATGTTATTTGAGAATATTGAAAATGAAATTCCTTTGGATAAAGAAATAGACATCAAACGTTTTAAAAAAATCAGTTGGGATTAA
- the porN gene encoding type IX secretion system ring subunit PorN/GldN: MKLNTIVACLSILFVSQMSHAQSNLLNAKTPEEIGKKTAAQMEADNDKPLQYGYVHDRDVLMGKMVWEIIDLDERVNFPLYFPVDTANIGKDRRSLFDVLLKEIKSGRITEVYYDDYFNSKKTLSDMSSSFTYIDTTNAGREEINTYFDDYKSGAKVLDPQYIDKRELGSIDVSGYKIKGYWYFDKRQGEMKYRLLGICPVSPEAREVGTDNPDVIELFWVYFPSTRDVLHEWKAFNDKNSAMPITFDHLLNSRRFSGVIYKEENVYGDRQIQEYMKDNALNQLLESERVKEKIRNFEQDMWNY; encoded by the coding sequence AACACCGGAAGAAATTGGTAAAAAAACTGCCGCTCAAATGGAGGCAGATAATGACAAGCCACTTCAATATGGCTATGTTCATGACAGAGATGTATTGATGGGTAAAATGGTTTGGGAAATCATCGATTTAGATGAGAGAGTTAATTTCCCTCTTTATTTTCCTGTTGATACTGCTAATATTGGCAAAGATAGACGATCTTTATTTGACGTGTTATTGAAAGAGATTAAGTCTGGTAGAATCACAGAAGTTTATTACGATGATTATTTCAATTCTAAAAAGACTTTGTCAGATATGTCATCTTCATTTACTTATATTGATACAACAAATGCAGGTAGAGAAGAAATTAATACTTACTTCGATGATTATAAATCTGGAGCCAAAGTTCTAGATCCTCAGTATATCGATAAAAGAGAGTTAGGTTCTATTGACGTATCTGGATACAAAATCAAAGGATATTGGTATTTTGATAAACGTCAAGGTGAAATGAAATACCGTTTATTAGGTATTTGTCCGGTTTCCCCTGAAGCTAGAGAGGTGGGTACTGATAATCCTGATGTAATCGAATTGTTTTGGGTGTATTTCCCATCAACAAGAGATGTATTACACGAATGGAAAGCATTCAACGATAAGAACTCGGCTATGCCAATCACGTTTGACCACTTGTTAAACTCGCGTCGCTTTAGTGGTGTGATTTACAAAGAAGAAAATGTGTACGGAGATAGACAAATTCAAGAATACATGAAGGATAACGCTCTTAATCAACTTTTAGAATCTGAAAGAGTGAAAGAGAAAATCAGAAACTTTGAACAAGATATGTGGAATTACTAA